Genomic DNA from Thermoanaerobaculia bacterium:
CGGGCAGCCTCAGGACCTCTTCATCGAGGACGCGATCCAGGAGACGACGGTCCAGACGGGTCGGATCTCCGCGGAATACGGTCGCTTCCTGGGAGGCGTCGTGGACGTGGCCACCCGCTCCGGCGGGAACCGGCCTTCCGGCTCGTTCCGCACGACCTTTACGAACAGCGCATGGTCCGCGAACGACGCGTACGATCGGTCCCTCGGGGTGGACAACCGCGTCGACCACCCGGACGAGACCTATGAAGCGACGCTCGGGTTCCCGGTCTGGAAAGATCGCGTCTGGGCGTTCACCGCCGCCCGCATCGCCGATCTCGGCCAGTCGATGGAGACGCGCCCCCTCGCGCTCAGAGGAAACACCGATCCCGTCCCGATCCCGTACACTTACGGCCGCGACGAACGCCGGCTCGAGGGCAAGCTGACGACGGCGCCCGCGCCCGGGGTGAGTCTCGTCGCTTCCTACATCGACAACCGGCTGGATGAAACCAACTATGCCTTCAATCGGGCGATCCTGTCGACCGAATCGCTGATGCCGAGGACCCTGCCGAATTCCCTCCTGGCGCTGAACGCGACCGGCGTCGTTTCCGGGTCGCTCTTTCTGGAGGGCCAGTACTCCCGCCGGCGCTTCGAGATCGATCAGGGCGGCCCCGATTTCACCGATCCGGTTCGCGGAACGCACATCTTCGACTCGACCGGGTTCCGGCGCTTCGGCGCGCCGCAATTCTCCGGTCAGTCGCCCAGCCGCTTCGACAACGACACCTGGTTCGCCAAGGCCTCGACACTCGTGTCGGCCGGTTCGCTCGGAGAGCACGACCTGCGATTCGGCTACGAGCGTTTCGCCGAGACGAGCCTGGAACAGAACGACGTCAGCAGCAGCGGTTTCGTCGTCGACGAGACGCGCTCGATCGTCCGCGGAACGCAGGTCTTTCCGTCGTTCCAGAACGACGGAAGCACGACGATCGAGTGGCATCCGATCGTCTCGCCCGCCCGGGAGACCCCCATCGTCACGGACTCGGTCTACGTCAACGACCGCGTGCAGCTCGGCCGCCACTGGAGCGCGAACCTCGGGCTCCGCTGGGACAAGAACGACGCCCGGAGCAGCAGCGGCGCGCTCGTTTCCGATTCCGGCGCGTTGAGCCCGCGTTTCGACGTCCGCCTCGATCCGCGGGGAGACGGCCGCCTCCTCTTCGACGCGAGCTACGGAAAGTACGTCACCAAGATCCATCCGAGACTGGCCAACGCGGCCTCCTCCGCCGGCAACCCGGCGGATTTTGAGTGGAAATACGCCGGCCCCTGCATCAACTGCGACGTGTCCGCCCCGACCTCCGCGCTCCTCTCGAAAGACCAGGCGCTCGCGCAGCTTTTCGCGTGGTTCGACTCGATCGGCGGGACGGCGGGCATGCCGACCGCGGGCGCCTCTCTGCCCGGCTACTCGACGCGGATCGCCCCCGGCGGGCTCCGCTCGCCGTACGCGAACGAGATCTCCGCAGGGATCGAATCGGCGCTCGGCTCGAGCGGCTTCGTCCGGGTCGATGGGCTCTACCGCGACTACCGGGATCAATACAGCGGAACCATCGACACGACGACGGGACAGACCCCGCCGGACCCGTTCGGCAACGTCTACGACGTCGAGGAGATCGGGAACTCCGACCGGATCAAACGCCGCTACGCCGCCCTGCAGCTCCAGGCGCAGTACCGCTTCGGCGCGCGGCTGTCCGCCGCCGCCACGTACGCCTGGTCTCATCTGACGGGGAACTTCATCGGCGAGTACAACCGCAATTCCGCCACCTGGGCGCCCCTGAACGAATACCCGGAGTACAAGCAGGCACGGTGGAATTCGCCCTACGGCGACATCACCGGAGAGGGCATCTCCCCATTTTCTCCGGACGAGCGCCATCGCGCCCGGGCCTGGGCGATCTACCAGGTGCCGCTGCGGCGAGGCAACCTTTCCGTCAGCGCGCTCGAAGAATTCGACTCGGGCCTCGGCTACGAGGCCGTCGGATCGATCGATCCGCGTCCCTACCGGGTCAACCCGGGCTACGCCGACCCTCTCGGCAACGCCGGGATCCCCGGCACGGTGCAGTACTTTTTCACCCGACCCGGGAAGTACCGCACCGACGACATCACGCAAACCGATGTCGCTCTCGACTGGTCGCTGCCGGCGTACCGGAGCGCCGAGCTCTTCGTCCACGCCCAGGTTTTCAATCTCTTCAACCAGGCCGGGGTCGTCGCCGTCGACACGACCGTCCTCACCGCACGGAACGATCCGAAGGCTCTGGCTCCATTCGACCCTTTCAACGACAAGCCGAAGGCGGGGGTGAACTACCGCCTCGGCCCGAACTTCGGGAAGCCGACGAGCTCGGCCGACTATCAGTCCCCGCGGACGTTCGAGCTGGGGATCGGCGTCCGCTTCTGAACGTCGCCGGCGCGGTCCGGCCGAGTCAAGCGACTCTGTCGCTTCAACTCGGCCGCAATTACTTCGCGGAGTTCAGGAACCGGCGAAGCGGGTCCTTGACGTACGACGGAAGCTTCTGGGCGAGCATCCAGACGCGGTCGGTGACCGGCGGGGCGGCGGCCGGGTTCTTGAAGCATTCGGCGCAGCGCGGCAGCTTCGAAAAATCGTGGCGCTTGAACCCGTCCTCGATCACCGCCAGCATCGGGGAAGCCGCGATCTCCCGGATCGACTGGGTCTTGACGTTCCCGAGCGACTGGGTCGCGTCGTAGTCGTAGCAGCAATGGGAGACCTCGCCGCTCGCCAGGATCACGAACCACTGGTAAGGCGTCCCCTGGAAACAGCCGTAGTACGCCTGGTGGAGCTCGGTGACTTCCGACGTGTCGAGCCCTTCGCAGGTCTTCTGGGTGACGCGGGCCTGCGGGTACTTCTCGAGCGAGAAGAACTCCTCGAAATCGCGGTTCCTCTCGTGCTGCGTGAGCGGCGTCATCATCCGCTGGATCTCGACCCGGATCTTCTTCCCCTTCGAGAGCTCCAGGAACCCGCGGATGTTCTCGGCGACCTGCTCGAATTTCCCCCCTTTCCGGGAGACCGCGTACACCTGCGGCAGCAGCGTGTCGAGCGAAAGGATGATCCGCGAGAGCGAGCTGTCGAGGATCTCCTTCGACTTCTCCGGCGTCAGGAGCGAGGCATTGGTCGAGACGCAGACACCGGGAAAGAGATCGATCGCCTCCGCGAGCCGCTTGTACAGGAGGGGTTCGCCGAGTTCGTGGAGATAGCGCATCTTCAGGCCGAGCTCCCGCATCTCCGCGGCGACCTTCTCGACCATCCACCAGGGAGCGTCCTCGTAGGGTCGCTGGATGTCGTCCATCGGGCACATTCCGCACCGGAAGTTGCAGCGGCTCGTGAGCTCGAGGTTGAACTTCAGCGTACGCAGGCGCAGGCCGTGGCGGTCTCGGCTCATCGGGTCCCGGAAAACGCTCCAAAGCGCATCCGGGCATTTTATAATGCGGCGAGTTGAACACGGTCGTTTTCGACATCGAGACCGTGGGCGTCGATTGGGGCTCCCTCGACGACGCCCAGCGCGCCTACCTCCTGAAGAACGCCAAGAGTGAAGAGGAACAGCGGCTCGTCCCCGACTGGCTGTCGCTGTGGCCCATGACCGGAAAGATCGTCGTCCTCGCGATGCAGAACGTCGAAACCGGCCGCGGCCGCGTCTGGTACGAAAAAACCGACGGCCGACGGGAGGAAAAGTCGGAGGACGGGCTCTTCGATTACGTCGGCGACACCGAGGAGGCCTTCCTGGAAGAGTTCTGGAAGACGATGACGCGATTCGACCGCTTCGTCACCTTCAACGGACGCGGCTTCGACTGCCCGTGGATGATGCTCCGGAGCGCCGTCCACGGCCTCCGGCCGTCGAAGAACCTGATGGGGTATCGCTACTCGGTCCGCCCGCACGTCGACCTCCTCGAGGTGCTCACGTTCTTCGGCGCGGGGGGATCCGCGGCGAGGAAGTTCAACCTGGACTTCTTCTGCAAGACGTTCGGGATCGCGAGCCCGAAGGAACAGGGGATGGACGGATACTCCGTCGGACCGTATTATCGGGACGGCCGCCTCGCGGAGATCGCGCACTACTGCCGCCGGGACGTCGAGGCGACCGCGGCGCTTTTCCGGAAGATCGAGTCGACGCTGCTGCCGCTGATGGACAACGGCCGGGGGTGAACCGGCCGGAACTGCGCCGCGCCGAGTCGCGGCAGGAAGGGGAACCGAATGTCGGAAAGAGCGTCCCGCCGGGTGCGCGTTCTCTGCCCCGCGCACTTTCGCATCGAAGAGGCGGAGCCGCCGTCGTTCGCGACGGTCGTCGTGGTGAACGAGCGCGGCCTCTACCTCGCCACGCCGAACACGCTTGCCCCGGGTAGCGAGATCGACCTTTCGATCTCTCTTCCCGGGGAAAGCTCCCCCTTCCGCTCGAAGGCGAAGGTCGTGGACGCGTTCCCCACGATTCCCACCGGAAGCGGGCGCGTCCCGGGAATGGGATGCGCGTTCCTGCAGCCGCCGATGGAGCTGGTGAACGCCATCCACAACCTCACCCAGTTCTAATCCGCAGCGCTCACGCCCGTGAGCGCGAAGGATGAAATCCCGAAGCCCGACCGCGGGAGATCTCCCGTTCCGGGAGAGCGCGGACGCGGATGCGACCTCGCCGCGCTTCGCGGCAGCGCCTAGTCCGATTTCGCCTTGATCAGCGTGAGTTTGTCGAACTGCAGGATCACGGCGACGAGAGGATCGTTTCCCGTCCCCGAGG
This window encodes:
- a CDS encoding radical SAM protein, with the translated sequence MSRDRHGLRLRTLKFNLELTSRCNFRCGMCPMDDIQRPYEDAPWWMVEKVAAEMRELGLKMRYLHELGEPLLYKRLAEAIDLFPGVCVSTNASLLTPEKSKEILDSSLSRIILSLDTLLPQVYAVSRKGGKFEQVAENIRGFLELSKGKKIRVEIQRMMTPLTQHERNRDFEEFFSLEKYPQARVTQKTCEGLDTSEVTELHQAYYGCFQGTPYQWFVILASGEVSHCCYDYDATQSLGNVKTQSIREIAASPMLAVIEDGFKRHDFSKLPRCAECFKNPAAAPPVTDRVWMLAQKLPSYVKDPLRRFLNSAK
- a CDS encoding ribonuclease H-like domain-containing protein translates to MNTVVFDIETVGVDWGSLDDAQRAYLLKNAKSEEEQRLVPDWLSLWPMTGKIVVLAMQNVETGRGRVWYEKTDGRREEKSEDGLFDYVGDTEEAFLEEFWKTMTRFDRFVTFNGRGFDCPWMMLRSAVHGLRPSKNLMGYRYSVRPHVDLLEVLTFFGAGGSAARKFNLDFFCKTFGIASPKEQGMDGYSVGPYYRDGRLAEIAHYCRRDVEATAALFRKIESTLLPLMDNGRG
- a CDS encoding PilZ domain-containing protein, producing MSERASRRVRVLCPAHFRIEEAEPPSFATVVVVNERGLYLATPNTLAPGSEIDLSISLPGESSPFRSKAKVVDAFPTIPTGSGRVPGMGCAFLQPPMELVNAIHNLTQF